The Saprospiraceae bacterium genome segment AAACACTATGATTAAGTATGTCTTCCATGCATCTCGATAAACACACGGAATCGACGATATCCACCATTAAAGGGTTTACACCACTGTCATAGAAGAAAGACAAACGAATCGTCGTGGGTATGGATGATCTAGGTCGTTTGATGATGGACCGCATCATCTTCTCATGGGTAACCTTATCAACGACTATGTCGCGAATGTAATTCAGGCAATTATTATTTCTGGATTCGTGATCCAAAAAGATATTCAAATGTACATCAACAGCCCCGGCGGTTCTGTCATCGACGGACTTGGAATTTATGATACCATGCAATATGTGAATCCGGATGTAGCCACAATTTGTACCGGACTCGCAGCATCTATGGAGCCGTGTTGCTGGAGTGCAGGCACAAAGGGAAAGAGAACATGTTTGAAGTATAGCCGCGTCATGATCCATCAGCCATCCGGCGGTATGCAAGGACAATTCAGCGATATGGTGATTTCTTATAAATTGATCAAAGCCATGAAGAGCGAATTGTATGATGTTTTAGCGCAGCACACCGGACAGGATCATGCCAGAATCGAAGCAGATTGTGACCAGGACAATTGGATGTCAGCAGAAGACAAAGCTTATGGCTTGGTGGATGAAGTATTGGTTCGCGCAAAAGCACATTAAAATGGCTAAGAAAAAAGGGGAACGACGTTTTTGAACAACTTTGTATCTTTTGTGGGAAATCTCAGTCTAAAGTTGGCCTGATGATTCAGGGAGAT includes the following:
- a CDS encoding ClpX C4-type zinc finger protein; amino-acid sequence: MGSRKSTLKWLRKKGNDVFEQLCIFCGKSQSKVGLMIQGDLASICSECVTQAYCGL